One segment of Vagococcus martis DNA contains the following:
- a CDS encoding glycoside hydrolase family 1 protein, producing the protein MKQLQAGFPKGFLWGGATAANQIEGAYNEGGKGLSTSDYAAYKDPYATGKVDNFTFNVTSKELAEYKENPEKYLFPKRWGIDFYHRYKEDIALMAEMGFKTFRISISWARIFPTGLESEPNEEGLAFYDKVFDECAKYGIEPLVTMSHYEMPITLTEKYNGWVSRELIPLFEKYARVILTRYKSKVKYWITFNEMNMNLNSLYTGAGVLEDLIAPEDKLQATYQASHHQFLASALAVKACKEIIPDAQIGCMINQIESYALTTKPEDQLQALKSNQLNMFYPDVQARGEYPTYMARYFADNDIHVVMEEGDEEILREGVVDYVAISYYMSHVTEAREDAAKLAGSFDSPIKNEHLELSQWEWPIDPIGLRISLMKLYDRYEKPLFVCENGLGAKDELTEDGKIHDDYRIDYIRQHVEQMKEAIKDGVDLMGYTTWGCIDLISCGTSQMSKRYGFIYVDQDDEGNGSLERYRKDSFYWYKEIIESNGENL; encoded by the coding sequence ATGAAACAACTACAAGCAGGATTTCCAAAAGGATTTTTATGGGGTGGCGCAACAGCTGCCAACCAAATTGAAGGAGCATATAATGAGGGCGGAAAAGGTCTATCAACATCTGATTATGCCGCTTATAAAGACCCATATGCAACAGGTAAAGTAGATAACTTTACATTTAACGTGACATCGAAAGAATTAGCTGAATACAAAGAAAACCCAGAAAAATACTTATTCCCAAAACGTTGGGGAATTGACTTCTACCATCGTTATAAAGAAGATATTGCTTTAATGGCAGAAATGGGATTTAAAACATTCCGTATCTCTATTTCATGGGCAAGAATTTTCCCAACAGGATTAGAATCAGAACCAAATGAAGAAGGGTTAGCATTCTATGATAAAGTATTTGATGAGTGTGCTAAATATGGTATTGAACCACTTGTCACAATGTCTCACTATGAAATGCCAATTACATTAACAGAAAAATACAATGGTTGGGTGAGCCGTGAATTAATTCCATTATTTGAAAAATATGCTCGCGTGATTTTAACTCGTTATAAGTCAAAAGTAAAATACTGGATTACGTTTAACGAAATGAACATGAACTTAAATAGTTTGTATACTGGAGCAGGCGTTTTAGAAGATTTAATCGCACCAGAAGATAAATTACAAGCAACCTATCAAGCATCACATCATCAGTTTTTAGCAAGTGCGTTGGCAGTTAAAGCGTGTAAAGAAATTATTCCAGATGCACAAATTGGTTGTATGATTAACCAAATCGAATCATATGCTTTAACAACAAAACCAGAAGACCAATTACAAGCATTAAAATCTAACCAATTAAATATGTTCTACCCAGACGTTCAAGCACGTGGAGAGTACCCAACTTATATGGCAAGATACTTTGCGGACAATGATATTCACGTTGTAATGGAAGAAGGAGATGAAGAAATCCTCCGAGAAGGTGTTGTTGATTATGTTGCAATTAGTTACTACATGTCTCACGTAACAGAAGCCAGAGAAGATGCAGCTAAACTTGCCGGATCTTTCGATAGCCCAATTAAAAATGAACATTTAGAATTATCACAATGGGAGTGGCCAATTGACCCAATCGGATTACGTATTTCATTAATGAAATTATATGACCGTTATGAAAAACCATTATTTGTTTGTGAGAATGGTTTAGGAGCGAAAGATGAGTTGACAGAAGACGGTAAAATTCATGATGATTACCGAATTGATTATATCCGTCAACACGTTGAACAAATGAAAGAAGCCATTAAAGATGGTGTTGATTTGATGGGTTATACAACTTGGGGATGTATTGATTTAATCAGTTGTGGAACATCACAAATGAGTAAACGTTATGGCTTTATCTACGTTGATCAAGACGATGAAGGAAATGGGAGTTTAGAAAGATATCGTAAGGATTCATTCTACTGGTATAAAGAAATCATTGAATCTAATGGTGAAAACTTATAA
- the pfkB gene encoding 1-phosphofructokinase produces the protein MIYALTLNPAIDYVINVPGFEEGKLNKTTKEYKFPGGKGINVSRVLAQLGVQSRNLGFIGGFTGTFIEEQLINHGLQNEFIHVSGDTRINIKLKGEEETEINGLGPSIKQEDLDDLNVQISSLTPEDWLILSGSLPMGVPKDIYVTLSKMAHEQHVPFVVDISDASLFDVLKYKPSLIKPNEHELADLYDVEFKTIEDMLPYGEKLVQQGARNVIISMGANGAVLFNETGIYRAKGLTGTLVNSVGSGDSVVAGFVSQLSQGSDAVTAFKTGIACGSATAFSADLATEEEIKHQLARVEIDVIKEY, from the coding sequence ATGATTTATGCATTAACACTAAATCCAGCAATTGATTATGTCATCAATGTACCTGGATTTGAAGAAGGTAAATTGAACAAAACAACGAAAGAATACAAGTTTCCTGGGGGTAAAGGAATCAACGTATCCAGAGTGTTGGCTCAATTAGGTGTTCAATCAAGAAATCTTGGCTTTATTGGTGGATTTACAGGAACTTTTATTGAGGAACAACTGATTAATCATGGTCTTCAAAATGAGTTTATCCATGTGTCAGGGGACACACGCATTAATATCAAACTAAAAGGTGAAGAAGAAACAGAAATTAATGGATTAGGACCTTCTATTAAGCAAGAAGATTTAGATGACTTAAATGTCCAAATTAGTAGTTTGACACCAGAAGATTGGTTGATTTTATCAGGTAGTTTACCAATGGGAGTGCCAAAAGATATCTATGTGACATTATCCAAAATGGCTCATGAACAACATGTTCCATTTGTAGTGGATATTAGTGATGCAAGTTTATTTGATGTTTTAAAATACAAACCATCATTAATTAAACCAAACGAACATGAGTTAGCAGATCTTTATGATGTTGAATTTAAAACCATTGAAGACATGCTACCTTATGGGGAAAAACTTGTTCAACAAGGTGCTAGAAATGTCATTATTTCAATGGGTGCCAATGGAGCAGTTTTATTTAATGAAACAGGTATTTACCGAGCAAAAGGATTAACTGGTACACTAGTTAACTCAGTTGGTTCAGGAGATTCTGTTGTAGCAGGGTTTGTTAGTCAATTAAGTCAAGGTAGTGATGCTGTAACAGCATTTAAAACAGGGATTGCTTGTGGAAGTGCAACAGCATTTAGTGCAGATTTAGCAACAGAAGAAGAAATTAAACACCAATTAGCACGTGTTGAAATTGACGTCATAAAAGAATACTAG
- the gshAB gene encoding bifunctional glutamate--cysteine ligase GshA/glutathione synthetase GshB, whose protein sequence is MKSLQTYLTDERIQSVLSGFKIGLEKESQRVDANGELATTDHPSSLGSRSFHPYIQTDFSETQTELITQVFDTDQGAIEQLEALHDVVMRSMEDGERLWPISMPPDLPEDDRDIKIAKLEHQGDINYRRYLAKVYGKRKQMVSGIHYNFEFSHDLLMSLFQLQTDYTDFVAFRTDVYLKVSRQYLRYRWLITYLFGASPFADKRYFTDKEPEQPVRSIRNSEYGYTNRPEIAVSYQTIEQYVSDLEELVDNGELIETKEFYSSVRLRGSDKVEELLTRGVSYIEIRNIDLDPFERIGISKKTLRFLHLFLLTLLFLDEESIDATHMLDLGTEYNNKVSLEHPLDKTFLHEEGSWLLEKMTELNEQLSTPFDCTDLLNEMKHVMDHPTKTLAGEMLELMAEKSWTNEDLGRYFADLYYDEAFAKPYQLAGYRDMELSTQIFMFDAIQKGVKVDVLDRTDQFLKLSLNGQVEYVKNANMTSRDSYVVPLMMENKTVTKKVLDKAGFHVPLGKEFSTVDEALISYPIFKDSAIVVKPKTTNYGLGISIFKDGATKEDYDEAVRIAFSEDNSILVEEFLPGTEYRFFVLDGKTRAVMLRTPANVLGDGEHTVEELVAEKNKDSLRGTHHRAPLEKIQLGDIEQLMLKEQKLTKASIPEKNQRVYLRENSNVSTGGDSLDVTEEMNEHYKQIAESAVEALGAKICGIDLIIPDSSINGNKEDTQTYGIIEANFNPAMHMHIYPYAGVGQRLTMDVLLLLYPELKK, encoded by the coding sequence ATGAAAAGTTTACAAACATATTTAACAGATGAAAGAATCCAATCCGTTCTTTCTGGGTTTAAAATAGGATTAGAAAAAGAAAGCCAGCGTGTCGATGCTAATGGTGAATTGGCAACAACTGATCATCCGTCTTCTTTAGGAAGTCGTAGTTTTCATCCATACATCCAAACTGATTTTAGTGAAACACAAACTGAATTAATCACTCAAGTGTTTGATACAGATCAAGGTGCTATCGAGCAATTAGAAGCCTTACATGACGTTGTGATGCGTTCGATGGAAGATGGCGAGAGATTGTGGCCAATTAGCATGCCACCTGATTTACCAGAAGATGATCGTGATATTAAAATTGCAAAATTAGAACATCAAGGAGATATTAACTACCGTCGTTACTTAGCGAAAGTCTATGGTAAGAGAAAACAAATGGTGAGTGGTATTCATTATAATTTTGAGTTCTCACATGATTTATTAATGAGTTTGTTCCAACTGCAAACAGATTACACTGACTTTGTAGCGTTTAGAACGGATGTTTACTTAAAAGTATCTCGTCAATATTTACGCTATCGTTGGCTAATTACTTATTTATTTGGTGCAAGTCCGTTTGCTGATAAAAGATATTTTACAGATAAAGAACCAGAACAACCTGTTCGTAGTATTAGAAATAGCGAGTATGGTTATACAAATCGGCCAGAGATTGCTGTGTCCTATCAAACAATCGAGCAATATGTATCTGATTTAGAAGAATTAGTAGATAATGGTGAGTTAATCGAAACGAAAGAATTTTATTCGTCTGTTCGTTTACGTGGCAGTGATAAAGTAGAGGAACTTTTAACTCGAGGTGTAAGTTATATTGAAATTAGAAATATTGACTTAGATCCATTTGAACGTATTGGTATTTCAAAAAAAACACTGCGATTTTTACACTTGTTCTTACTAACGCTGTTGTTCTTAGATGAAGAATCAATAGATGCCACTCATATGTTAGATTTAGGAACGGAGTATAACAATAAAGTGTCATTAGAGCATCCTTTAGATAAGACCTTTTTACATGAAGAAGGGTCTTGGTTACTAGAAAAAATGACCGAATTAAACGAGCAATTATCGACACCATTTGACTGTACGGATTTACTTAATGAAATGAAACATGTTATGGATCATCCAACTAAAACATTAGCAGGAGAAATGTTAGAATTAATGGCAGAAAAAAGTTGGACAAACGAAGACTTAGGTCGTTATTTTGCTGATTTATATTATGATGAAGCATTTGCTAAACCATATCAGTTAGCTGGTTACCGAGACATGGAATTATCAACACAAATTTTTATGTTTGATGCGATACAAAAAGGTGTCAAAGTTGATGTGTTAGATAGAACAGATCAGTTTTTAAAATTATCATTAAACGGGCAAGTTGAGTATGTTAAAAATGCGAATATGACGAGTCGTGATTCTTATGTTGTACCTCTTATGATGGAGAATAAAACAGTCACTAAAAAAGTATTGGATAAAGCAGGATTCCATGTTCCTTTAGGAAAAGAATTCTCAACAGTAGATGAGGCGCTTATTTCTTATCCGATTTTTAAAGATAGTGCGATTGTTGTAAAACCTAAAACAACGAATTATGGTTTAGGTATTTCTATTTTCAAAGATGGTGCGACAAAGGAAGATTATGATGAAGCGGTTCGAATTGCATTTAGTGAAGACAATAGCATTTTAGTTGAAGAATTTTTACCTGGTACTGAATATCGATTCTTTGTATTAGATGGAAAAACGCGTGCGGTTATGTTGCGAACCCCAGCGAATGTCCTTGGTGACGGGGAACATACTGTTGAAGAATTGGTAGCTGAAAAAAATAAAGATAGTCTACGTGGGACACATCATAGAGCGCCTTTAGAAAAAATTCAGTTAGGTGATATTGAACAGCTGATGTTGAAAGAACAAAAATTGACTAAAGCAAGCATTCCTGAAAAAAATCAACGTGTTTATCTTCGTGAAAACTCCAACGTCAGTACAGGTGGCGATTCACTAGATGTGACAGAAGAGATGAATGAACATTATAAACAGATAGCTGAGTCCGCTGTAGAAGCGTTAGGAGCTAAAATATGTGGTATTGATTTAATTATTCCTGATAGTTCAATCAATGGTAATAAAGAAGATACTCAAACATATGGGATTATTGAAGCCAACTTCAATCCAGCAATGCATATGCATATTTATCCTTATGCAGGTGTTGGACAACGACTCACGATGGATGTGTTGTTGTTATTATATCCAGAATTAAAAAAATAA
- a CDS encoding PRD domain-containing protein, which produces MLSIVKSLNNNLVLAVSEHDEEFVLFGKGIGFKKKKNDLVDKSLITKTFLSKDNQNMVAIIESIQPDVLDVTEKIVTYGEGQLNKKLNGSLMIALADHIQCAIDRQKQGIDLPENTMQWEIPFLYSKEHELGKYALEQIKTELEISLPSSEAAFMALHFVNAQDGVESMDETIFITKILKSIVKSIQTLFNVSLKKDSLNYSRFVTHIRYFMNRHLHNKVQESNENEKLFDIIKEQYPKSYACSLVIKEMLNSDYNIDVSNDELIYLIIHIERVVSDTQALD; this is translated from the coding sequence ATTCTATCGATAGTTAAGTCTTTGAATAACAACTTAGTATTAGCAGTAAGTGAGCATGATGAAGAGTTTGTGTTATTTGGTAAAGGTATTGGATTTAAAAAGAAAAAGAATGACTTAGTAGATAAATCACTGATAACTAAGACATTTTTAAGCAAAGATAATCAAAATATGGTTGCTATTATTGAAAGTATTCAACCAGATGTTCTTGATGTTACTGAAAAAATTGTGACATATGGGGAAGGACAGTTAAATAAAAAGTTAAATGGTAGCTTAATGATAGCATTAGCCGATCATATCCAATGTGCGATTGATCGACAAAAACAAGGGATTGATTTACCTGAAAATACGATGCAATGGGAAATTCCCTTCTTGTATTCAAAAGAGCATGAATTAGGAAAATATGCATTAGAACAAATCAAAACAGAGTTAGAGATATCATTACCATCATCGGAAGCTGCGTTTATGGCACTTCATTTTGTCAATGCACAAGATGGTGTGGAATCAATGGATGAAACTATTTTTATTACGAAGATTTTAAAAAGTATTGTCAAAAGTATTCAGACGTTGTTTAATGTATCACTGAAAAAAGATAGTTTGAATTATTCGCGTTTTGTCACGCACATACGCTATTTTATGAACAGACATTTGCATAATAAGGTACAAGAAAGTAATGAGAATGAGAAATTATTTGATATTATCAAAGAGCAATACCCTAAAAGTTATGCATGTAGTTTGGTAATTAAAGAAATGTTGAATTCTGACTATAATATAGACGTGAGCAATGATGAATTGATTTATTTAATTATACATATAGAACGAGTGGTTTCTGACACTCAAGCATTGGATTAG
- a CDS encoding PTS fructose transporter subunit IIABC — MKINDLLVKECMILDLKATDKKGAITEMVNKLYDTGRIDDKEVFEEGILAREAQTTTGLGDGIAMPHAKNKAVVKPTVLFARSKEGLDYEALDGQPTYLFFMIAAPEGANDTHLQALASLSRLLLNPGMIADLKAANTADEVLSIIDKAEKKLDEEEKEVVEEVEDAPFVVAVTACPTGIAHTYMAEDALKNKAKEMGINIKVETNGSEGVKHKLTDDEIARAVGVIVAADKNVEMARFDGKKLVNRPVSDGIKKTEELLRLATDGSASVYHSSANASESEGEESSSGSVGAKIYKDLMNGVSHMLPFVIGGGIAIALAFLIDQMIGVPQDQLSQLGSYHPIAAYFKTIGDTAFGFMLPVLAGFIASSIADRPGLVVGFAAGAMSASGVAFGQLTDTIPSGFLGALVGGFLAGYVIVFLKFIFKGLPKALDGIKSILFYPVFGLLITGFLMLFVNIPMSAINNALNNFLANLSGGNAALLGALLASMMVIDMGGPINKAAYLFGTGTLAATVESGGSVVMASVMAGGMVPPLAIFIAIMLFKNQFTKKEQESALPNLIMGFSFITEGAIPFAASDPLRMIPSFVVGAAVTGGLVGSLGIKLMAPHGGIFVIALVSNPLMYLLFIILGAFISALVLGTLLKRKHAKANA, encoded by the coding sequence ATGAAAATTAATGACTTATTAGTTAAAGAGTGTATGATTTTAGACCTAAAAGCCACTGATAAAAAAGGTGCTATTACAGAAATGGTCAACAAATTATACGACACAGGTCGCATTGACGACAAAGAAGTGTTTGAAGAAGGTATCCTAGCCAGAGAAGCACAAACAACAACAGGTTTAGGTGATGGGATTGCCATGCCTCATGCGAAAAACAAAGCAGTAGTTAAACCAACTGTTTTATTTGCAAGAAGCAAAGAAGGATTAGATTATGAAGCATTAGATGGTCAACCAACTTATCTATTCTTTATGATTGCAGCTCCAGAAGGCGCTAATGACACACATTTACAAGCCTTAGCTAGCTTATCTCGTTTGTTATTAAACCCAGGGATGATTGCTGACTTAAAAGCAGCTAATACAGCAGATGAAGTCTTATCAATCATTGATAAAGCAGAGAAAAAATTAGATGAAGAAGAAAAAGAAGTGGTAGAAGAAGTAGAAGACGCACCATTTGTTGTGGCGGTTACAGCTTGTCCAACAGGTATTGCTCATACATACATGGCTGAGGATGCATTGAAGAACAAAGCCAAAGAAATGGGCATTAACATTAAAGTTGAAACAAACGGTTCTGAAGGGGTTAAACATAAATTAACTGATGATGAAATCGCTCGTGCAGTTGGGGTTATTGTTGCAGCTGATAAAAATGTTGAAATGGCGCGTTTTGATGGTAAAAAATTAGTTAACCGTCCAGTAAGTGATGGGATTAAGAAAACAGAAGAATTACTTCGTTTAGCAACTGACGGTAGTGCATCTGTTTACCATAGTTCAGCCAATGCAAGTGAATCGGAAGGAGAAGAATCAAGCTCTGGTTCAGTTGGTGCTAAAATTTATAAAGACTTAATGAATGGTGTTAGTCATATGTTACCATTTGTTATTGGTGGTGGGATTGCAATTGCTTTGGCTTTCTTAATCGACCAAATGATTGGTGTGCCACAAGACCAATTAAGTCAATTAGGATCATATCATCCGATTGCTGCTTACTTTAAAACAATTGGGGACACTGCTTTTGGTTTTATGTTACCCGTGTTAGCTGGTTTTATTGCATCAAGTATTGCTGATCGACCTGGTTTAGTAGTTGGTTTTGCAGCAGGAGCAATGTCAGCAAGTGGGGTTGCCTTTGGACAATTGACAGATACTATTCCATCAGGGTTCTTAGGAGCATTGGTTGGCGGTTTCTTGGCTGGTTATGTGATTGTATTCTTGAAATTTATCTTCAAAGGACTACCTAAAGCATTAGATGGTATTAAATCTATTTTATTCTATCCAGTGTTTGGTTTACTAATTACAGGATTCTTGATGTTGTTTGTAAATATTCCAATGTCAGCTATTAATAACGCACTGAACAATTTTTTAGCAAACCTTTCAGGTGGTAATGCTGCCTTATTAGGTGCGTTACTTGCAAGTATGATGGTTATTGATATGGGTGGTCCAATTAATAAAGCAGCTTATCTATTTGGTACAGGCACACTTGCTGCGACTGTTGAAAGTGGTGGTAGTGTGGTAATGGCATCAGTAATGGCTGGTGGTATGGTTCCACCGTTAGCAATTTTTATTGCGATTATGTTATTCAAAAATCAATTTACTAAAAAAGAACAAGAATCAGCTTTACCAAACTTAATCATGGGATTCTCATTTATAACTGAAGGAGCTATTCCATTTGCTGCATCTGATCCATTACGTATGATTCCAAGTTTTGTAGTTGGAGCTGCTGTTACAGGTGGTTTAGTTGGGTCATTAGGAATTAAATTAATGGCGCCACATGGTGGTATCTTTGTTATTGCATTAGTAAGTAATCCATTAATGTATTTACTATTTATTATTTTAGGAGCATTCATTAGTGCCCTTGTTTTAGGAACATTACTTAAAAGAAAACATGCAAAAGCAAATGCTTAA
- a CDS encoding Cof-type HAD-IIB family hydrolase — protein MKKIAFFDIDGTLCDSSGQVLPSSKESIQAFRDKGNLTYICTGRSKPEILDSILEVGFDGIIGAGGGYIVINDEVVQHQTMDERIVKEVLSYFKEHDIGYYLETNDGLYGSDNCVRKIREEIKMIAKKTNQDYDGLAEKVSWFEAVLEEHKNDVVDYTNVNKISFINNTVSFSDVADKFGDECYMYHSTVELFGPESGEIAVKGVDKKLAIEYVLDKLGMTKEQTIAFGDGDNDIVMFEAVDYSIAMDNATDNLKQLASEITDSADDDGIAKSLKKNGWI, from the coding sequence ATGAAGAAAATAGCTTTTTTTGATATTGATGGCACATTGTGTGATAGTAGTGGACAAGTCTTACCATCAAGTAAAGAGAGTATACAAGCATTTAGAGATAAAGGGAATTTAACATATATTTGTACAGGTCGTTCTAAACCAGAAATCTTAGATAGCATTTTAGAAGTCGGATTTGATGGCATTATTGGTGCTGGTGGCGGCTACATTGTGATTAATGATGAAGTGGTCCAACATCAAACAATGGACGAAAGGATTGTCAAAGAAGTTCTGTCATACTTTAAAGAACATGACATTGGTTATTACTTAGAAACAAATGACGGTTTGTATGGCAGTGATAATTGTGTTCGTAAAATTCGAGAAGAAATAAAAATGATTGCTAAGAAAACAAATCAGGATTATGATGGATTGGCAGAAAAAGTCAGTTGGTTTGAAGCAGTATTAGAAGAACATAAAAATGATGTAGTAGACTATACTAATGTCAATAAAATCTCCTTTATCAATAACACCGTATCGTTTTCTGACGTTGCGGATAAATTCGGTGATGAGTGTTACATGTACCATTCAACGGTTGAATTATTTGGACCTGAAAGCGGAGAAATTGCGGTGAAAGGTGTCGATAAAAAGCTAGCTATCGAGTATGTGTTAGATAAACTTGGCATGACTAAAGAACAAACCATCGCATTTGGTGATGGAGATAATGATATAGTCATGTTTGAGGCGGTTGATTACAGTATTGCAATGGACAATGCCACAGATAATTTGAAACAACTCGCTTCTGAAATAACAGATAGTGCCGATGATGATGGTATTGCGAAGAGTTTAAAGAAAAATGGTTGGATTTAA
- a CDS encoding beta-glucoside-specific PTS transporter subunit IIABC — protein MDNRQLAENIVREMGGKENITQNWHCITRLRFNVADSKKINIEAIKQLDGVMGAQFQSGQFQVIIGSEVANVFNEVDQITHGSIVDDDSTNSSSGNILDKLFDIISGIFTPILAAITGSGLLKGIMAILVWANMLNAESQTYMILDAISNATFHFLPFLVAFSAANKFKTNPSLAGALAGILMYPQIMALADAGEVSSVTFLGFLNIPMNNYASSVLPIILGVWLMSYVEKYSKKIVPKSLTIIFVPLLTLLITAPLVLAFIAPLGTFIGTYLEMFFTKLFGVAGPVAGALMGGLMPLIVVTGMHYAFFPGTFASLGKLGYDIMLLPLNLVANLAQAGATLGVLIKTKDKKMKQIAVSAFIPALFGITEPAIYGVTMKLKKPFYASMAGGAVGGAIYGLFVVKTFSFAVPGLLALPTYIENGTNNFLWAVVGVLSSFFVGLIVTMLVPFELGDKKDVTADTSTTPVAQPIITKDKSHKVLSPLTGEVKELATCPDDTFASGVVGKGIGVIPSGDFVYAPFDGTVTMTTPSKHAIGLVSNDGVELLIHVGLDTVELEGKGFEYFVKEGDVVTHGDKLLSFNRKVIEEAEYSLFTPIIVTNTPNFLDIVPALGEGDTVTAGQEDVLIVVS, from the coding sequence ATGGATAATCGTCAATTAGCAGAAAATATTGTAAGAGAAATGGGTGGCAAGGAAAATATCACTCAAAATTGGCATTGTATTACAAGGTTAAGATTTAATGTAGCAGATAGTAAAAAAATTAATATCGAAGCAATTAAGCAATTAGATGGTGTGATGGGAGCGCAATTTCAAAGTGGCCAATTCCAAGTCATTATTGGCAGTGAAGTAGCTAATGTTTTTAATGAAGTTGATCAAATCACTCATGGAAGTATCGTCGATGATGACAGTACTAATTCATCATCAGGAAACATTCTAGATAAACTATTTGACATTATTTCAGGTATCTTTACACCAATTTTAGCAGCCATTACAGGTAGTGGTCTTCTAAAAGGAATCATGGCTATTCTAGTTTGGGCTAATATGCTAAATGCTGAAAGTCAGACATATATGATATTAGATGCAATATCTAATGCGACTTTCCACTTCTTACCATTTTTAGTAGCATTTTCAGCCGCTAATAAATTTAAAACAAATCCATCTCTAGCTGGAGCGTTGGCCGGTATCTTGATGTATCCACAAATCATGGCTCTTGCTGATGCTGGAGAAGTAAGCAGTGTGACGTTTTTAGGATTTTTAAATATCCCTATGAATAATTATGCCTCATCTGTTTTACCGATTATTTTAGGTGTGTGGTTAATGAGTTATGTTGAAAAATATTCGAAAAAAATCGTACCGAAATCATTAACCATTATTTTTGTTCCGTTACTGACATTATTAATTACAGCACCGTTAGTATTAGCATTTATCGCACCACTTGGTACCTTTATTGGAACTTACTTAGAGATGTTCTTTACGAAACTTTTTGGTGTAGCAGGTCCCGTTGCTGGAGCCTTAATGGGAGGATTGATGCCATTAATCGTTGTAACAGGAATGCACTATGCGTTTTTCCCGGGAACGTTTGCCAGTCTTGGGAAATTAGGATATGACATTATGTTATTACCATTAAATTTAGTGGCAAACTTAGCGCAAGCAGGTGCGACACTTGGCGTATTGATTAAAACAAAAGATAAAAAAATGAAACAAATTGCGGTTTCTGCTTTTATTCCAGCATTATTTGGTATTACTGAACCAGCTATCTATGGGGTAACAATGAAACTCAAAAAACCGTTCTATGCCAGTATGGCCGGTGGAGCTGTTGGTGGGGCAATATATGGATTGTTTGTCGTTAAAACATTCAGTTTCGCGGTTCCAGGATTATTAGCTTTACCAACCTATATTGAAAATGGAACAAATAACTTCTTATGGGCAGTTGTTGGAGTATTATCAAGTTTCTTTGTAGGACTTATCGTTACGATGTTAGTACCGTTTGAGTTAGGCGATAAAAAAGACGTTACTGCAGATACCTCGACAACACCAGTTGCTCAACCAATAATAACGAAAGATAAATCTCATAAAGTTTTATCACCATTAACAGGTGAAGTGAAAGAATTAGCAACTTGCCCAGATGATACGTTTGCTTCAGGTGTCGTTGGAAAAGGAATTGGTGTTATTCCTTCAGGAGATTTTGTGTATGCGCCATTTGATGGAACAGTCACTATGACAACTCCTTCAAAACACGCAATTGGTTTAGTATCAAATGATGGCGTGGAATTATTAATTCATGTTGGATTAGATACTGTTGAGTTAGAGGGAAAAGGATTTGAGTATTTTGTTAAGGAAGGTGATGTGGTAACACATGGCGATAAATTATTATCATTTAATCGAAAGGTAATTGAGGAAGCTGAATATAGTTTGTTTACCCCAATTATTGTAACGAACACACCGAACTTTTTAGACATTGTTCCAGCACTAGGCGAAGGAGATACCGTCACTGCCGGGCAAGAAGATGTATTAATTGTTGTTAGCTAA